A single Xylanibacillus composti DNA region contains:
- a CDS encoding YmaF family protein: MLLLPPHAHYFFPALTTFTLGHRHRVTFFVYAANGIAGDGHVHRFQGTTDLDAEHFHRITGYTGPAIPLESGAHFHWIQAEAEEEPFQFREGYYKTVLTIPRHSHRFAGPTGTGIGYFPEGW; encoded by the coding sequence ATGCTCCTGCTCCCCCCCCATGCGCACTATTTCTTCCCCGCCCTCACCACTTTCACATTAGGACATCGGCATAGAGTGACTTTCTTTGTTTACGCAGCGAACGGCATCGCTGGCGACGGCCATGTGCACAGATTTCAAGGCACTACGGATTTGGACGCAGAGCATTTTCATCGCATAACTGGCTATACCGGTCCCGCCATACCGCTTGAGAGCGGCGCACATTTCCACTGGATTCAGGCGGAGGCGGAAGAAGAGCCCTTTCAATTCCGGGAAGGCTATTACAAAACGGTATTGACCATTCCCCGCCACTCCCATCGCTTTGCCGGCCCGACTGGCACCGGCATCGGCTATTTCCCTGAGGGTTGGTAG
- a CDS encoding spore germination protein GerPE, with protein MRISRVGHVKVTSKELSSITLIGDSVAITPRTNVLAVQRERPHYLGQEGDLQQFPFYEQPMPKLAARSAGPELFARNNSPFIDVGSLRILGLSASAVLHIGSTSFIDAESRVKHIRQLLSVEESEQEEA; from the coding sequence ATGCGCATATCCAGAGTCGGGCATGTCAAGGTGACGTCGAAGGAGTTGTCCTCCATTACGTTGATTGGCGATAGCGTTGCCATCACGCCTCGAACGAATGTTCTTGCTGTTCAGCGGGAACGACCGCATTATCTTGGCCAAGAGGGGGATTTGCAGCAATTTCCCTTCTATGAGCAGCCGATGCCCAAGCTCGCAGCCCGATCGGCCGGACCAGAGCTGTTCGCTCGAAACAACTCCCCGTTTATCGATGTAGGGAGCTTGCGCATTCTCGGCCTCTCTGCTTCAGCCGTCCTCCATATAGGCAGCACCAGCTTTATCGATGCGGAATCCCGCGTCAAGCACATCCGGCAGCTGTTGTCCGTAGAAGAATCCGAGCAAGAGGAGGCTTAA
- a CDS encoding spore gernimation protein GerPD, producing the protein MIERGLHVVNEGIRVGDIRIVGVAASSVVLIGDTHTIQCASMFDTPPESLIVGPLVPFITGSGAST; encoded by the coding sequence ATGATTGAACGCGGGCTGCATGTTGTCAACGAAGGCATTCGCGTAGGCGATATTCGGATCGTAGGCGTCGCCGCTTCATCTGTTGTGCTGATTGGCGATACCCACACGATCCAATGCGCTTCTATGTTTGATACGCCCCCGGAGTCGTTGATTGTCGGGCCGTTGGTGCCATTTATTACGGGTTCGGGCGCTTCCACGTAA
- the gerPC gene encoding spore germination protein GerPC yields the protein MYEPNILQVMLHLVQQMHHTLCLQHEQLRRMEAELAAIKEQLANQQQAPGTHVEKIEYNFEQLKVDTLDGTLVIGISPNETGNIAQWALQQTSGEDAAVGSSEGQEETNANVRERMAAYIRDAVPPMLEQMSEQSGVPLTGENKRAILEDMLRQIDGRIAYYSKKMPYKEGASAASAANELAQALQNDIHAAIQAYVEHFREEREEDD from the coding sequence GTGTACGAACCGAATATTTTGCAGGTCATGCTGCATCTCGTTCAACAGATGCATCACACGCTTTGCCTGCAGCATGAGCAGCTGCGCCGGATGGAGGCGGAGCTTGCCGCGATCAAGGAACAGCTGGCGAATCAGCAGCAGGCGCCCGGCACTCATGTCGAAAAGATTGAGTATAATTTCGAGCAGCTTAAGGTAGATACATTGGACGGCACGCTGGTGATCGGGATAAGTCCGAACGAAACGGGCAACATCGCCCAATGGGCTCTGCAGCAGACAAGCGGGGAGGATGCGGCTGTCGGTTCGTCCGAGGGACAGGAAGAGACGAATGCGAATGTTCGCGAGCGGATGGCGGCCTATATCCGCGACGCTGTGCCGCCAATGCTGGAGCAGATGAGCGAACAATCCGGCGTTCCTTTGACCGGAGAGAACAAGCGGGCGATCCTGGAAGATATGCTGCGCCAAATTGATGGACGCATCGCGTACTACTCCAAAAAAATGCCGTACAAGGAAGGGGCATCGGCGGCTTCGGCGGCCAATGAACTGGCCCAGGCGCTGCAAAACGATATTCATGCGGCGATCCAGGCATATGTGGAGCATTTCAGAGAGGAGCGGGAAGAAGATGATTGA
- a CDS encoding spore germination protein GerPB codes for MGNVVIHQNITIHHLRVEGISNSSILQIGSAGSIRALANLYNTGRFTEAAPLLGLPEEEASLVPFAQETR; via the coding sequence TTGGGTAACGTGGTTATTCACCAGAACATCACCATTCATCATCTGCGTGTGGAGGGAATTAGCAACTCCTCTATCTTACAGATCGGCAGCGCGGGTTCCATCAGAGCCTTGGCCAATTTATACAATACGGGAAGATTTACAGAGGCAGCGCCGCTGCTAGGCCTGCCGGAAGAAGAAGCGAGCCTGGTGCCGTTTGCCCAAGAGACAAGGTAG
- a CDS encoding spore germination protein, producing the protein MPAIVGNVKFVSVGSSSVVQFGDALVLAPISTTKTFAGSGSFITGDLPVTNNGLSNTLTNDTDAIDTSAGKGSGIG; encoded by the coding sequence ATGCCGGCTATCGTAGGAAATGTCAAATTCGTAAGCGTCGGCTCCAGCTCTGTGGTCCAGTTTGGCGACGCTTTGGTTTTGGCGCCGATCAGCACGACCAAAACGTTCGCAGGATCGGGTTCATTTATTACAGGCGATCTTCCGGTTACCAACAACGGACTAAGCAACACGTTGACGAATGACACTGATGCGATTGATACATCGGCGGGAAAGGGGTCTGGCATTGGGTAA
- a CDS encoding Hsp20/alpha crystallin family protein, producing MPKKTKQPFDWRAFESAMLQQFPVLPKDFPAWNRVQHPSWISDLMQKVLAEGLPAMASGSMPAGFAPRAKENQSFRIFETHRSIILRLHAPPDITSDQIRVAVNPHQVKVRFAGEKRQVIPLPKPVQSGKASALLRDGILELRLPKSRAAAQYEPIRVRE from the coding sequence ATGCCCAAAAAAACCAAGCAGCCATTCGACTGGCGAGCATTCGAGTCGGCGATGCTTCAGCAATTTCCGGTCTTGCCCAAGGACTTCCCCGCATGGAATCGGGTCCAGCATCCGTCTTGGATCAGCGATTTGATGCAGAAGGTGCTTGCAGAAGGCCTGCCTGCGATGGCTTCGGGCAGCATGCCAGCCGGCTTCGCGCCTCGCGCCAAAGAGAATCAGAGCTTCCGCATATTCGAAACACATCGGAGCATCATACTCCGCCTGCACGCGCCGCCTGATATCACGAGCGACCAAATTCGCGTTGCCGTTAACCCTCATCAAGTCAAGGTGCGATTCGCCGGAGAGAAGCGTCAGGTCATCCCGCTGCCCAAGCCCGTTCAATCAGGCAAGGCCTCTGCCCTGCTGCGGGATGGAATATTGGAGCTTCGCCTGCCAAAATCAAGGGCGGCCGCCCAGTATGAGCCCATTCGCGTGCGGGAATAG
- a CDS encoding DUF554 domain-containing protein, with protein sequence MALWGTIVNTAAIILGGLLGSLLPRVSEGVRRTVIQGLGLALMVLGVTMALETANILIVIASLVLGGLMGEWMKLEDRLHRLGAWLEQTVQRFTRTKTGEGKGSIAEGFVTATLVYCIGAMAILGALDGGLRQDHTILYTKSMLDGVSAVIFASTLGIGVIFSSIPVFLYQGSIALAASFIYLFVSETQMLGLIAEVTAVGGVLIVGIGLNILEIKKINVANLLPSLLIAIVLVSAVPYWNG encoded by the coding sequence ATGGCATTGTGGGGAACGATTGTCAATACTGCGGCAATTATACTGGGGGGGCTGCTCGGGAGCTTGCTGCCGCGCGTGTCCGAGGGCGTTCGCCGGACAGTTATCCAGGGATTGGGATTGGCGTTAATGGTTCTTGGAGTGACGATGGCGCTGGAGACAGCCAACATCCTGATCGTGATTGCCAGTCTTGTGCTAGGCGGTCTCATGGGCGAGTGGATGAAGCTGGAGGACAGGCTGCATCGGCTCGGCGCCTGGTTGGAACAAACGGTGCAGCGCTTCACTAGGACAAAAACGGGTGAAGGCAAGGGCAGCATCGCCGAGGGCTTTGTCACGGCAACGCTCGTCTACTGCATTGGCGCAATGGCTATCCTGGGCGCGCTGGATGGCGGGCTGCGGCAGGACCATACGATTCTCTATACGAAATCGATGCTGGATGGCGTATCTGCTGTCATCTTCGCTTCCACCTTGGGCATAGGTGTCATCTTCTCATCGATCCCGGTCTTTCTCTATCAGGGCAGCATTGCGCTGGCAGCGAGCTTTATCTACTTGTTCGTGAGCGAGACGCAAATGCTGGGGCTGATTGCAGAGGTGACGGCTGTCGGCGGCGTGCTGATTGTCGGGATCGGACTGAACATTCTGGAGATCAAAAAAATCAATGTCGCCAACCTGCTGCCTTCATTACTGATCGCCATAGTCCTCGTATCAGCTGTTCCATATTGGAACGGCTAG
- the cntE gene encoding staphylopine family metallophore export MFS transporter CntE, which produces MRTHRATSWPILRLYALAFLFFSANSILAVIVPIRSESMGANNTMIGMIMGTYMLTCMFFRPWAGHLVQKYGPDKVLRVLLLVNGTALVLYTVSGLEGFFVARFMQGVSTAFFSMALQIGIIDSLSEEERSQGVSLYSLFTYMPSIAGPLIAFGIWEWGGMNAFTVAMVAIAVTTGLFGYSMSMQPATGEQQPKEAQKTAWVRMVGQPSLAVCSALMLAASVVFGSVTVFIPLYASQVPYGNAGVYLMIQAGMIVLARFLLRKRVPSDGKWHPRFVTGIMLLSSCAALLLSLSATAGPLVLYASAVLMGIAQALLYPTLMTFLTFVLPASSRNVLIGLFIASADLGISLGGVAMGPIADRLSYTGMYTVCAVLALAMAALAAVYRKKADVAAV; this is translated from the coding sequence TTGCGTACTCACCGAGCCACTTCGTGGCCAATTTTGCGCCTATACGCCCTTGCCTTCCTCTTCTTCAGCGCGAACTCGATCCTGGCGGTCATCGTGCCCATCCGCAGCGAATCGATGGGAGCCAACAACACGATGATTGGCATGATTATGGGCACCTACATGCTCACCTGCATGTTTTTTCGTCCTTGGGCGGGGCATCTCGTCCAAAAGTACGGCCCGGACAAGGTGCTTCGGGTGCTGCTGCTGGTCAATGGGACAGCGCTGGTGCTCTATACAGTATCCGGGTTGGAAGGCTTTTTTGTTGCGCGCTTCATGCAGGGTGTCTCGACTGCTTTTTTCTCCATGGCCTTGCAGATTGGAATCATCGACTCGCTTTCCGAGGAGGAGCGCTCCCAGGGCGTCTCGCTTTATTCGCTCTTCACCTACATGCCTTCGATTGCCGGTCCCTTGATTGCGTTCGGCATCTGGGAATGGGGCGGCATGAACGCTTTTACCGTTGCGATGGTGGCCATTGCCGTAACGACCGGACTGTTCGGCTACAGCATGTCGATGCAGCCCGCGACCGGGGAGCAGCAGCCGAAGGAGGCGCAGAAGACCGCCTGGGTGCGGATGGTTGGCCAACCGTCGCTTGCCGTTTGCAGCGCGCTGATGCTCGCCGCCTCTGTCGTATTCGGCTCCGTGACGGTGTTCATCCCGCTTTATGCGAGCCAGGTGCCGTACGGCAATGCGGGCGTTTATCTCATGATTCAGGCGGGAATGATCGTGCTTGCGCGCTTTCTGCTGCGCAAGCGGGTGCCCTCCGACGGGAAGTGGCACCCGCGCTTTGTGACCGGCATTATGCTGCTGTCCTCCTGCGCTGCGCTGCTGCTGTCCTTGTCCGCCACGGCCGGCCCGCTCGTTCTGTACGCCTCGGCTGTCTTGATGGGCATTGCGCAGGCGCTGCTGTATCCGACCCTTATGACATTTTTGACGTTCGTGCTGCCGGCTTCCTCGCGCAATGTCCTGATTGGCCTGTTCATCGCCTCGGCGGACCTTGGCATTTCGCTCGGAGGGGTGGCGATGGGACCGATAGCAGACCGCTTGTCCTATACGGGCATGTACACAGTCTGCGCGGTTCTGGCCTTGGCGATGGCCGCCCTGGCCGCTGTATACCGGAAGAAGGCGGATGTTGCCGCTGTATAG
- a CDS encoding ABC transporter ATP-binding protein, which translates to MKSRETVFEIQRLQVSYRHQGQSVPVLRNFSLALRKGEIVTVLGESGSGKSTMAKAVTGLLPPSAHVAGGTLAVGGDVIANLSAGSIPWERIRGTEVALLFQDARQALNPVMTIRQHFREALLHHRRAPAHEVATISSRLLGKLGFADPAAVLASYPFQLSGGMCQRVCLALALCLEPKVLIADEPTSALDTVSQREVLALLKHAQEEFGLAVLMITHDLEVAGAISDRIIVLHKGELVEEGEARTVLAQPQAAFTGQLLATRKQIAAPAKANRRRQAAAPLLEVRHLHKSFQAGRPVLRDVHLTLERNEILGILGQSGCGKSTLARCITGLAAVSDGSILLNGADITHLRGRARRAVCRQVQMVFQDARASLHPGRTALELVQEPLRYMRLGNRQEREMLAAFYLKEVGLEGELQHRKPPRLSTGQCQRIAIARALVLKPDALICDEAVSALDMRIQAQILTLLKRLHKQHGFSILMISHDVRMLRSFCHHIAVMHGGTFAEGKQASARLHESSQPHTQLLLACAGDWKDGLPAAALE; encoded by the coding sequence GTGAAATCAAGGGAGACCGTCTTCGAGATTCAACGGCTGCAAGTAAGCTATCGGCATCAGGGGCAATCCGTTCCCGTCTTGCGCAACTTCAGTCTGGCTCTCCGCAAGGGTGAAATCGTGACGGTGCTGGGGGAGAGCGGTTCCGGCAAATCGACGATGGCCAAGGCCGTGACCGGCCTGCTTCCCCCCTCGGCGCACGTTGCCGGCGGCACACTGGCTGTCGGAGGCGACGTGATAGCAAACCTGTCCGCGGGCAGCATCCCGTGGGAGCGGATTCGCGGAACGGAGGTGGCCCTGCTCTTTCAGGACGCCCGGCAAGCGTTGAACCCGGTCATGACGATCCGGCAGCATTTCCGGGAGGCGCTGCTCCACCATCGCAGAGCCCCGGCGCACGAAGTCGCGACAATCAGCAGCCGCTTGCTTGGCAAGCTTGGTTTCGCTGATCCGGCAGCCGTTCTCGCCAGCTACCCGTTCCAACTGAGCGGGGGCATGTGCCAGCGCGTATGCCTGGCGCTCGCGCTCTGCCTCGAGCCGAAGGTGCTGATCGCGGATGAGCCGACTTCGGCGCTCGATACAGTGAGCCAGCGGGAGGTGCTGGCATTGCTGAAGCATGCGCAGGAGGAATTTGGCCTGGCCGTGCTGATGATCACCCACGATTTGGAGGTGGCTGGAGCAATCAGCGACAGGATTATCGTGCTGCACAAGGGCGAGTTGGTGGAGGAGGGCGAGGCGCGCACCGTTCTGGCCCAGCCGCAAGCCGCCTTCACCGGCCAGCTGCTGGCGACCCGCAAGCAAATTGCCGCCCCCGCTAAAGCAAACCGCCGGCGGCAAGCTGCCGCTCCCTTGCTGGAGGTGCGCCACCTGCACAAGTCGTTCCAAGCCGGCAGGCCTGTGCTGCGCGACGTTCATTTGACGCTGGAGCGGAATGAAATTCTCGGCATTCTGGGTCAAAGCGGCTGCGGCAAATCAACGCTTGCCCGGTGTATCACAGGGCTTGCGGCCGTTAGCGACGGGAGCATCCTGCTGAACGGCGCGGACATTACCCATTTGCGGGGCAGAGCGAGGCGGGCAGTGTGCAGGCAGGTGCAGATGGTTTTCCAGGATGCGAGAGCGAGTCTTCATCCGGGCCGGACCGCGCTTGAGCTTGTGCAGGAGCCGCTTCGGTACATGCGGCTCGGGAACAGGCAGGAGCGCGAGATGCTTGCGGCTTTTTACCTGAAGGAAGTGGGACTGGAAGGCGAGCTCCAGCATCGGAAGCCGCCCCGGCTGAGCACAGGCCAATGCCAGCGCATAGCGATTGCCAGAGCCTTGGTGTTAAAGCCGGACGCGCTGATCTGCGACGAGGCGGTGTCTGCGCTGGATATGCGCATTCAGGCCCAGATATTGACATTGTTGAAACGGCTGCACAAACAGCATGGCTTCTCCATCCTCATGATTTCCCATGATGTCCGTATGCTGCGTTCCTTCTGCCATCACATCGCTGTCATGCATGGCGGAACGTTCGCAGAAGGCAAGCAGGCCAGCGCCCGGCTGCACGAGAGCAGCCAGCCGCACACTCAATTGCTGCTGGCGTGTGCAGGCGATTGGAAGGATGGGCTGCCAGCTGCAGCCTTGGAGTGA
- a CDS encoding ABC transporter permease, with protein sequence MHKSNVSVSLVSGLVLLGLLAVLIGGADWLSPYDPVQQHAAERLEKPSFQHPLGTDRFGRDILARTLHGGRTTVLTTVAALSAALAIGLAAGLAAGMFQGSWLDRLLLRVMDVLLAFPFMVLAMVVAALFGTSLFHLLLAVISVSWVSFARLTRSVVLQAMHETSFAAAKVLGAANGTLMLRELLPKALSPVLILATFELGSLMLSIAALSFLGLGAQPPAPEWGSMLADGRDHFMQAPHILLGPGLFIMLTVLAFNLIGEGLRDRLDPYEKPGL encoded by the coding sequence ATGCATAAATCGAACGTATCTGTGAGTCTGGTGTCCGGCTTGGTTCTTCTTGGCCTGCTGGCTGTGCTGATCGGGGGAGCCGATTGGCTTTCGCCCTACGACCCCGTGCAGCAGCACGCGGCCGAGCGGCTGGAAAAGCCGAGCTTCCAGCATCCGCTGGGCACAGACCGCTTCGGCCGGGATATACTGGCGCGCACGCTTCACGGCGGCAGAACGACCGTGCTCACCACGGTGGCGGCTTTAAGCGCGGCGCTGGCTATCGGTCTCGCGGCAGGCTTGGCTGCCGGCATGTTCCAAGGCTCATGGCTGGATCGCCTGCTGCTGCGAGTCATGGATGTGCTGCTCGCCTTTCCCTTTATGGTGCTGGCGATGGTGGTCGCGGCGTTGTTCGGCACGAGCCTGTTCCATCTTCTGCTTGCCGTCATCTCGGTGAGCTGGGTTTCGTTCGCGCGCCTCACCCGCAGCGTCGTGCTGCAAGCCATGCATGAAACCTCTTTCGCGGCAGCCAAGGTGTTAGGCGCCGCAAACGGCACGCTGATGCTCCGCGAGCTGCTGCCCAAAGCGTTGAGTCCCGTATTGATTCTGGCTACATTTGAGCTCGGGAGCCTGATGCTGTCCATAGCGGCGCTGTCCTTTCTTGGACTCGGGGCGCAGCCCCCGGCCCCGGAATGGGGCAGCATGCTGGCAGACGGGCGCGATCACTTCATGCAGGCGCCGCACATATTGTTAGGGCCAGGCCTGTTTATCATGCTCACCGTATTGGCCTTCAACCTGATCGGGGAGGGGCTGCGTGATCGGCTTGATCCGTATGAAAAGCCAGGATTATAA
- a CDS encoding ABC transporter permease, giving the protein MPAVLLRKLSDAALTLFCATLVLFILIRLAPGDPAVLLLGQPAEVAGSQSQAYERKAEELRAQWGLDRPVFMQYAGWLGRLLQLDLGTSLYTGRQVSEELAERLPATLQLSLAALFIQVTLGIALGAVSALKAGAASDNLIRFACVALASTPAFVTGLFLLLLFAVSLGAYEISSEATWNRLWLPALTMGLASMPQFARMVRANMLAELGQTYVLAALSRGLSRRKVVAHACRNALLPLVTVVALSFAAFLGGAVVIESLFSWPGIGKYALDSILRKDYPVIQGYAFIMVAFVIVLHLCVDVLYAYLDPRLHHKRKRAAAGVEEHA; this is encoded by the coding sequence ATGCCAGCCGTACTTCTCCGCAAGCTGTCGGACGCTGCGCTGACTCTGTTCTGCGCGACGCTGGTGCTGTTCATTCTGATCCGTCTTGCGCCGGGGGATCCGGCCGTGCTGCTGCTCGGCCAGCCTGCCGAGGTAGCCGGGAGCCAGTCGCAGGCCTACGAGCGGAAAGCCGAGGAGCTGCGGGCGCAATGGGGGCTGGATCGGCCCGTATTCATGCAGTATGCCGGGTGGCTGGGACGGCTGCTGCAGCTGGATCTGGGCACTTCCTTGTACACGGGGAGACAAGTAAGCGAAGAACTGGCTGAACGGCTTCCGGCTACGCTGCAATTGTCGCTGGCTGCCTTGTTCATCCAGGTGACGCTCGGCATCGCGCTTGGGGCGGTATCTGCCCTGAAGGCGGGGGCAGCCAGCGACAATCTGATCCGGTTTGCCTGCGTAGCGTTGGCATCAACGCCAGCCTTCGTTACGGGCTTGTTCCTGCTGCTGCTGTTCGCCGTATCGCTTGGCGCATACGAAATCAGCAGCGAGGCGACTTGGAACCGGCTCTGGCTGCCAGCGCTGACAATGGGGCTCGCCAGCATGCCGCAGTTCGCGCGCATGGTTAGAGCGAATATGCTTGCGGAGCTCGGCCAAACGTACGTGCTGGCGGCCTTGTCTAGAGGATTAAGCCGCAGGAAGGTAGTCGCTCATGCTTGCCGCAATGCGCTGCTGCCGCTTGTGACGGTCGTCGCCCTCTCGTTTGCCGCCTTTCTCGGCGGCGCCGTTGTCATCGAAAGCCTGTTTTCCTGGCCGGGTATAGGCAAGTACGCGCTCGACAGCATCCTGCGCAAGGATTATCCGGTCATACAGGGGTATGCCTTCATCATGGTAGCCTTCGTCATTGTGCTGCACCTTTGCGTGGATGTGCTTTACGCGTATCTCGATCCGCGCCTCCATCACAAGCGCAAGCGGGCAGCAGCGGGAGTGGAAGAACATGCATAA
- a CDS encoding ABC transporter substrate-binding protein codes for MKTNWFLLVLSGLLLTAACSSPSDVPAAESGNKGEGQRQEQKHEQELIIADQQIATSLDPVESLTASYLVSVGAAETLFKVNAGGEVEPALAASAQELDPMRWEIRLREGPRFWSGKEIDADAVIASLERSREKDLQAQPFLDGLRFEKADTYTIHVHTERSYLPVPLNLSYYQTIIHNADAAHDAVETMDLSGMYKVVEFLPKQKMALEAHEGYWGTQPEIRRIVHEEIGDEQTRVLAVLSGRSHIAVKAPVTALPQFANNDAADIVASPAANTQTIYLNLARPQLADARVRQALSWALDREELVMLGAEGQSEPVTTWLGSNPAYAEAGNSVYTEFSPDKAAALLDEAGWVLEADGIRYRDGEPLTVRLMTWGGDKALGEALQSQWMRAGVKAEVQHGDYSLIQTARETGDWDASIEAWSTFGDEYTLLSGQFSPDGSANYGGFADPVTNEWLEALAAATDASERREWALKINERVAELAPIISLFPRPQLTAVSAKLEGFEEHFRQFENIVHANLKWAAE; via the coding sequence ATGAAAACAAATTGGTTCCTATTGGTCCTGTCAGGCTTGCTCCTGACAGCAGCGTGCAGCAGTCCATCAGACGTCCCCGCTGCCGAATCCGGCAACAAAGGAGAGGGGCAACGGCAAGAACAAAAGCATGAACAAGAACTTATCATTGCCGATCAGCAGATTGCGACCAGTCTCGATCCTGTTGAGTCGCTGACGGCCAGCTATCTGGTCAGTGTAGGCGCAGCGGAAACCTTGTTCAAGGTGAACGCCGGGGGCGAGGTAGAGCCGGCTCTGGCGGCAAGCGCGCAGGAGCTTGATCCGATGCGCTGGGAAATCCGGCTGCGGGAAGGCCCGCGTTTCTGGAGCGGCAAGGAGATAGACGCCGACGCGGTTATCGCCTCGCTGGAGCGGTCCAGAGAGAAGGATCTGCAAGCGCAGCCATTTCTGGACGGCTTGCGCTTCGAGAAGGCCGACACCTATACCATTCATGTTCATACCGAGCGCAGCTACTTGCCGGTTCCGCTCAATTTGTCCTATTACCAGACAATCATTCACAATGCGGATGCGGCGCATGATGCTGTGGAGACAATGGATCTTTCGGGCATGTACAAAGTGGTCGAGTTTCTTCCCAAGCAGAAGATGGCGCTGGAAGCCCATGAAGGCTATTGGGGAACGCAGCCAGAGATTCGCCGGATTGTTCATGAAGAAATCGGCGATGAGCAGACGAGAGTGCTTGCCGTGCTGAGCGGCCGCAGCCACATCGCAGTCAAGGCTCCGGTCACGGCCCTGCCGCAATTTGCAAATAACGATGCAGCTGATATCGTAGCCTCTCCTGCTGCGAATACGCAGACCATCTACTTGAATTTGGCCAGGCCTCAATTGGCGGATGCGCGCGTTCGGCAAGCCTTGTCCTGGGCTTTGGATCGGGAGGAGCTGGTTATGCTTGGGGCCGAAGGGCAGAGCGAGCCGGTCACAACCTGGCTGGGCTCGAACCCCGCTTACGCCGAAGCCGGGAACAGTGTCTACACCGAATTCAGTCCGGACAAGGCCGCCGCGCTGCTGGATGAGGCGGGTTGGGTACTGGAAGCTGACGGCATCCGCTACAGGGACGGCGAGCCGTTGACGGTGCGCTTGATGACTTGGGGGGGCGACAAAGCGCTGGGTGAAGCGCTGCAAAGCCAGTGGATGCGGGCAGGCGTGAAGGCCGAGGTGCAGCACGGCGATTACAGCCTGATCCAAACTGCGCGGGAAACGGGCGATTGGGACGCTTCGATTGAAGCTTGGAGCACCTTCGGCGATGAATACACGCTGCTCTCCGGACAATTCTCGCCAGACGGCAGCGCCAATTATGGCGGTTTCGCCGATCCGGTGACGAACGAATGGCTGGAGGCACTGGCTGCGGCGACGGATGCATCCGAGCGGCGCGAATGGGCATTGAAGATCAATGAGCGTGTGGCGGAGCTGGCGCCGATCATCAGTCTGTTTCCACGTCCGCAGCTCACTGCGGTCAGCGCGAAGCTGGAGGGCTTCGAGGAGCATTTCAGGCAGTTCGAAAACATCGTGCATGCCAATCTGAAATGGGCTGCGGAATAG